The following are encoded together in the Bacillus cereus group sp. RP43 genome:
- the mfd gene encoding transcription-repair coupling factor has protein sequence MIGLLEQFYKNEEIQSVINGLEDGLKEQLVSGMATSSRSLLMAALYKKTKQSQLIVTHNLYQAQKVHEDLVALLGEKDVWLYPVNELIASEVGVASPELKAQRIEVLNRLAAGENGIIVAPVAGLRRFLPIKELWKQRQIEINLGQEIDLDALLHTLHHIGYERKSMVEAPGEFSLRGGILDIYPLTEELPFRIELFDTEVDSIRLFDVDEQRSQDKKESVKFGPATEFLFSQEELKSGIKHLEEGLTKTMQKLSDDKLKTTVLETVSHEIEMLKNGQSIEQMFKYLSIFYKEPASLIDYLPENGVVILDEISRIQETASHLETEEAEWYISLLGEGTIIQDLSFSHSFEEFLHNKKRSFVYLTLFLRHIAHTHPQNIVNVTCKTMQDFHGQMHLLKTEIDRWNEGNFTTVVLGTDDERVKKLQHILSDYDIDADIVEATDILLPGRLQIAVGDLHAGFEMPMQKFVVITEKELFHKKVKKSQRKQKLSNAERIKSYSELKVGDHVVHVNHGIGKFLGIETLEINGVHKDYLNIKYQGNDKLYVPIEQIDQVQKYVGSEGKEPKVYKLGGNDWKKVKTKVEKSVQDIADDLIKLYAEREASKGYAYTPDTAEQQEFESSFPYQETEDQLRSIEEIKKDMERGRPMDRLLCGDVGYGKTEVAIRAAFKAIMDEKQVAILVPTTILAQQHYETIRERFQDYPINIGLLSRFRTRKQQNETIKGLKDGTVDIVIGTHRILSKDVTYKDLGLLIIDEEQRFGVTHKEKIKQLKANVDVLTLTATPIPRTLHMSMLGVRDLSVIETPPENRFPVQTYVVEYNPALMREAIERELARGGQIYFLYNRVEDIERKADEISMLVPDARVTYAHGKMNEGELESVMLSFLEGQHDVLVSTTIIETGVDIPNVNTLIVFDADRMGLSQLYQLRGRVGRSNRVAYAYFAYKRDKVLSEVAERRLQAIKEFTELGSGFKIAMRDLSIRGAGNLLGAEQHGFIDSVGFDLYSQMLKDAIEQRRGTDGVENTVNVEIDLEVDAYLPDAYISDSKQKIMMYKQFRGISAIEDIEELQEEMIDRFGDYPQEVGYLLQIANIKVLAMKEQIELIKQNKFEVTFLFSEQASQNIDGGKLFMLGSSFGRMIGLGMEGSQLKIVMKTNGLETSKWLTIAENLLKGLPDVKKEVINA, from the coding sequence ATGATAGGTTTATTAGAGCAATTTTATAAAAATGAAGAAATACAATCGGTTATTAATGGGCTAGAGGATGGGTTGAAAGAACAACTTGTATCGGGTATGGCAACATCCTCTCGTTCATTATTAATGGCAGCTTTATATAAAAAAACAAAGCAATCACAACTTATTGTGACGCACAATTTATACCAAGCACAAAAAGTACATGAAGATTTAGTGGCGTTACTTGGTGAAAAAGATGTTTGGCTATATCCGGTAAATGAATTGATAGCATCGGAAGTTGGTGTTGCAAGTCCAGAATTGAAGGCGCAGCGTATTGAAGTGTTAAATCGCTTAGCGGCGGGAGAGAATGGGATTATTGTAGCGCCAGTTGCAGGGCTACGTAGATTTTTACCAATAAAAGAATTATGGAAGCAAAGGCAAATTGAAATCAATCTAGGGCAAGAGATTGATTTAGATGCACTTTTGCATACTTTACATCATATTGGCTACGAGCGTAAGTCAATGGTAGAAGCTCCAGGAGAGTTCAGTTTACGCGGGGGAATATTAGATATTTACCCATTAACGGAAGAATTACCGTTTCGTATTGAACTCTTCGATACAGAAGTCGATTCTATTCGATTGTTTGATGTGGATGAACAGCGCTCTCAAGATAAAAAGGAAAGTGTTAAGTTCGGTCCAGCAACAGAGTTTTTATTTTCACAGGAAGAATTGAAATCGGGAATTAAGCATCTTGAAGAAGGTTTGACTAAGACGATGCAAAAGCTTTCCGATGATAAATTAAAGACTACTGTGCTTGAGACGGTTAGTCATGAAATTGAAATGTTGAAAAACGGGCAGAGTATAGAACAGATGTTTAAATATTTATCTATTTTCTATAAAGAACCTGCTAGTCTGATAGATTATTTACCAGAGAACGGTGTTGTAATTTTAGATGAGATTTCCCGTATTCAAGAAACAGCATCACATCTTGAAACAGAAGAAGCGGAATGGTATATCTCACTTCTTGGCGAAGGAACAATTATTCAGGATTTATCTTTCTCCCATTCGTTTGAGGAGTTTCTTCATAATAAAAAAAGAAGTTTTGTATATTTAACGTTATTCTTACGCCATATAGCACACACACATCCTCAAAATATTGTGAATGTGACATGTAAAACGATGCAAGATTTCCACGGACAGATGCATTTGTTAAAAACTGAAATTGATAGATGGAATGAAGGGAATTTTACGACCGTTGTACTTGGAACAGATGATGAACGTGTAAAAAAACTACAACATATTTTAAGTGATTATGATATTGATGCAGACATTGTAGAGGCCACAGATATCTTATTGCCTGGAAGGTTACAAATTGCTGTAGGTGATTTACATGCAGGCTTTGAAATGCCGATGCAAAAGTTTGTTGTCATTACTGAAAAGGAACTTTTTCATAAGAAGGTTAAAAAATCACAACGTAAGCAAAAGTTATCTAACGCTGAACGTATTAAAAGTTATTCGGAATTAAAAGTTGGAGACCATGTAGTTCATGTAAATCATGGTATAGGTAAATTTTTAGGTATTGAGACATTAGAGATTAATGGTGTTCATAAAGATTATTTAAATATTAAATATCAAGGTAATGATAAGTTATACGTTCCAATTGAACAAATTGATCAAGTGCAAAAATACGTAGGGTCTGAAGGTAAGGAACCGAAAGTTTATAAATTAGGCGGAAATGATTGGAAGAAGGTCAAAACGAAAGTTGAAAAATCTGTACAAGACATTGCAGATGATCTAATTAAATTATATGCCGAGCGTGAAGCTTCGAAAGGTTATGCATATACACCAGATACGGCAGAACAACAAGAATTTGAATCTTCTTTCCCATATCAAGAGACAGAGGATCAATTACGTTCTATTGAAGAGATTAAGAAAGATATGGAACGCGGACGTCCGATGGATAGGCTTCTTTGTGGCGACGTAGGATATGGAAAGACCGAAGTAGCTATTCGCGCGGCATTTAAAGCAATTATGGATGAAAAACAAGTTGCGATTTTAGTACCGACAACAATTCTTGCACAACAACACTATGAAACAATTCGAGAGCGTTTTCAAGATTACCCGATTAATATAGGATTACTAAGTAGATTCCGTACACGAAAACAACAAAATGAAACGATTAAGGGTTTAAAAGATGGAACGGTGGATATTGTAATCGGAACGCATCGTATTTTATCTAAAGATGTTACGTATAAAGATTTAGGACTTCTTATTATTGATGAAGAACAAAGATTCGGCGTTACGCATAAAGAAAAAATTAAACAATTGAAAGCAAATGTTGACGTGTTAACATTAACGGCAACTCCGATTCCGCGTACACTTCATATGTCTATGCTTGGTGTGCGCGATTTATCTGTTATTGAGACACCACCAGAGAATCGTTTCCCGGTACAAACATATGTAGTAGAGTATAATCCAGCATTAATGCGAGAAGCGATAGAGCGAGAGTTGGCAAGAGGCGGTCAAATTTACTTCCTATATAACCGTGTAGAGGATATTGAAAGAAAAGCAGATGAAATTTCGATGTTAGTTCCAGATGCTCGTGTAACATACGCACATGGGAAAATGAATGAAGGTGAATTAGAGTCTGTTATGCTATCGTTTTTAGAAGGGCAGCATGATGTTCTTGTAAGTACAACAATTATTGAGACGGGTGTAGATATTCCGAATGTAAATACATTAATTGTATTTGATGCAGATCGTATGGGATTATCACAGTTGTATCAGCTTCGTGGTCGTGTTGGACGTTCTAATCGCGTCGCTTATGCCTACTTTGCATACAAACGTGATAAAGTGTTATCGGAAGTTGCAGAGAGGCGTCTGCAGGCAATTAAAGAGTTTACAGAGCTTGGATCTGGTTTCAAAATTGCGATGAGAGACTTATCAATTCGTGGTGCGGGTAATTTGTTAGGGGCAGAACAACATGGATTTATTGATTCTGTCGGATTTGATCTATATTCTCAAATGTTAAAAGATGCAATTGAGCAACGTAGAGGAACAGATGGAGTTGAAAATACCGTTAATGTTGAAATTGATTTAGAAGTCGATGCATATTTACCGGATGCGTATATTTCAGATAGTAAACAAAAAATTATGATGTATAAACAATTTAGAGGTATTTCTGCAATTGAAGATATTGAAGAGTTGCAGGAAGAGATGATCGACAGATTTGGTGATTATCCACAAGAAGTTGGTTATTTATTACAAATTGCAAACATTAAAGTGTTGGCGATGAAAGAACAAATTGAGTTAATTAAGCAAAACAAATTTGAAGTAACATTCCTGTTTTCTGAACAAGCGAGCCAAAATATAGATGGTGGAAAATTATTCATGCTAGGAAGTAGTTTTGGTCGTATGATCGGTCTTGGTATGGAGGGGTCACAATTGAAAATTGTGATGAAAACGAATGGATTAGAGACGTCGAAATGGTTAACAATTGCTGAAAATTTATTAAAAGGCTTACCAGATGTAAAAAAAGAAGTAATAAATGCCTAA
- the spoVT gene encoding stage V sporulation protein T, translated as MKATGIVRRIDDLGRVVIPKEIRRTLRIREGDPLEIFVDRDGEVILKKYSPISELGNFAKEYTEALYDSLGHNVLVCDRDSIIAVAGVSKKEYLNKSVGDLIEKTMEERKSVIMTDESEISIIDGVTEKVSSYTIGPIVANGDPIGAVVIFSKEAIISEVEHKSVNTAASFLAKQMEQ; from the coding sequence ATGAAAGCAACTGGAATCGTACGTCGAATTGATGATTTAGGCAGGGTAGTAATCCCGAAGGAAATTCGTAGAACTTTACGTATTCGAGAAGGGGACCCACTAGAAATATTTGTTGATCGCGATGGAGAAGTGATTTTGAAAAAATATTCTCCAATTAGTGAACTAGGTAATTTTGCAAAGGAATATACGGAAGCTTTATACGATAGCTTAGGACATAATGTGCTTGTATGCGATCGTGATTCTATTATCGCAGTAGCAGGCGTATCTAAAAAAGAATACTTAAATAAAAGTGTTGGCGATTTAATTGAGAAGACAATGGAAGAGCGTAAGTCTGTAATTATGACAGATGAAAGCGAAATTTCAATTATTGATGGAGTAACAGAAAAAGTGAGCTCCTATACAATTGGCCCGATTGTTGCGAATGGGGATCCAATTGGAGCTGTTGTTATCTTCTCTAAAGAGGCTATTATAAGTGAAGTAGAGCATAAGTCAGTAAATACAGCTGCAAGCTTTTTAGCGAAACAAATGGAGCAGTAG
- the glmU gene encoding bifunctional UDP-N-acetylglucosamine diphosphorylase/glucosamine-1-phosphate N-acetyltransferase GlmU, translating to MSNRFAVILAAGKGTRMKSKLYKVLHPVCGKPMVQHVVNEVSQLGLQKLVTVVGHGAEKVQEQLGNVSEFALQAEQLGTAHAVDQAASVLANEEGTTLVICGDTPLITAETMEALLQQHEEAGAMATVLTAYIEEPAGYGRIVRNENGHVEKIVEHKDANEKELAIKEINTGTYCFDNKALFASLSKVSNDNVQGEYYLPDVIEILKNEGHIVSAYQTEHFDETLGVNDRVALSQAEIIMKNRINRKNMVNGVTIIDPSNTYISADAIIGSDTVLHPGTVIEGNTVIGSDCEIGPHTVIRDSEIGDRTVIRQSTVHDSKLGTEVSVGPFAHIRPDSVIGDEVRVGNFVEIKKTVFGNRSKASHLSYIGDAQVGEDVNLGCGSITVNYDGKNKFKTVIGNGVFIGCNSNLVAPVTVEDGAYVAAGSTITENVPSKALSVARARQVNKEDYVDQLLNKKKS from the coding sequence ATGTCAAACAGATTTGCAGTGATTCTAGCTGCAGGTAAAGGCACACGTATGAAGTCCAAGCTATACAAAGTGCTGCATCCTGTATGTGGAAAACCAATGGTACAACATGTAGTCAATGAAGTATCTCAATTAGGATTGCAGAAACTTGTAACGGTCGTTGGACATGGTGCTGAAAAGGTACAAGAACAGCTAGGAAACGTAAGTGAGTTTGCATTACAAGCAGAACAACTTGGTACAGCTCATGCTGTCGATCAAGCTGCAAGTGTACTTGCAAATGAAGAAGGAACAACTTTAGTTATTTGTGGTGATACACCTCTAATAACTGCTGAAACGATGGAAGCATTGCTTCAGCAACACGAAGAAGCGGGAGCAATGGCAACGGTACTAACAGCTTACATAGAAGAGCCTGCTGGATATGGCCGTATCGTTCGTAATGAGAATGGTCATGTTGAAAAGATTGTTGAGCATAAGGATGCAAATGAAAAAGAATTAGCTATTAAAGAAATCAATACAGGTACGTATTGTTTTGATAATAAAGCTTTATTTGCTTCACTTTCTAAAGTTTCAAATGATAATGTACAGGGCGAATATTACCTTCCGGACGTTATTGAAATTTTAAAAAATGAAGGTCATATTGTATCAGCTTATCAAACAGAGCACTTCGATGAAACGTTAGGTGTTAACGACAGAGTCGCTCTATCGCAAGCGGAAATTATTATGAAAAATCGTATCAACCGAAAGAATATGGTAAATGGTGTTACAATTATTGATCCAAGTAACACATACATTTCTGCTGATGCAATTATTGGTAGTGATACAGTTCTTCACCCAGGAACGGTTATTGAGGGTAACACTGTAATTGGTTCTGATTGTGAAATTGGACCGCATACAGTAATTCGCGATAGTGAAATTGGAGATCGTACGGTAATTCGTCAATCTACTGTACATGACAGCAAACTTGGTACAGAAGTATCGGTTGGTCCATTTGCACATATTCGCCCAGATTCAGTTATTGGAGATGAAGTGCGCGTTGGAAACTTCGTAGAAATCAAAAAAACTGTTTTTGGTAATAGAAGTAAAGCTTCACACTTAAGTTATATCGGGGATGCACAAGTTGGAGAAGACGTGAATCTTGGTTGTGGTTCAATTACGGTGAACTACGACGGCAAGAATAAATTTAAAACTGTAATTGGTAACGGGGTATTTATTGGATGTAATTCAAACCTTGTTGCTCCTGTAACAGTTGAAGATGGTGCTTATGTGGCAGCAGGCTCTACAATAACAGAGAATGTTCCGTCAAAAGCATTATCTGTAGCACGTGCGCGTCAAGTTAACAAAGAAGACTATGTTGATCAATTGCTGAATAAGAAAAAATCATAA
- a CDS encoding RidA family protein has translation MKVVQTSKAPQAIGPYSQGIIVNNMFYSSGQIPLTASGELVTGDVTVQTEQVFENLQAVLTEAGASFDTVVKTTVFLKDMDDFNAVNEVYGSYFSTHKPARSCVQVAKLPKDVSVEIEVIALVK, from the coding sequence ATGAAAGTTGTTCAAACAAGTAAAGCACCACAAGCAATCGGACCATATTCACAAGGGATTATTGTAAATAATATGTTCTATAGTTCAGGACAAATTCCGTTAACGGCAAGTGGAGAACTTGTAACAGGAGATGTAACAGTACAAACAGAGCAAGTATTTGAAAATTTACAAGCAGTATTAACAGAAGCTGGTGCTTCATTTGATACAGTGGTAAAAACAACAGTATTCTTAAAGGATATGGATGATTTTAATGCTGTTAATGAAGTATACGGTTCTTATTTCTCTACTCATAAACCAGCGCGTTCTTGTGTGCAAGTAGCAAAATTACCGAAAGATGTTTCTGTTGAAATCGAAGTAATTGCCCTAGTTAAGTAA
- a CDS encoding ribose-phosphate diphosphokinase yields the protein MSTQYLNSNLKVFSLNSNKELAEQIAKHIGVGLGKCSVDRFSDGEVQINIEESIRGCDVFIIQSTSFPVNEHIMELLIMIDALKRASAKTINIVIPYYGYARQDRKARSREPITSKLVANLLETAGATRVITLDLHAPQIQGFFDIPIDHLMGVPILSDYFETKGLKDIVIVSPDHGGVTRARKMADRLKAPIAIIDKRRPRPNVSEVMNIIGNIEGKTAILIDDIIDTAGTITLAANALVENGASEVYACCTHPVLSGPAIERIQNSNIKELVVTNSIVLPEEKKIDKVHELSVAPLIGEAIIRVYEEESVSVLFN from the coding sequence ATGTCGACTCAATATCTAAATTCTAATTTGAAAGTATTCTCTTTAAACTCTAATAAGGAACTTGCTGAGCAAATCGCAAAGCATATTGGAGTAGGACTAGGAAAATGTTCTGTTGATCGTTTTAGTGATGGAGAAGTTCAAATTAACATTGAAGAAAGTATCCGTGGTTGCGATGTATTCATTATTCAATCTACAAGCTTCCCAGTAAACGAACATATCATGGAATTACTTATTATGATTGATGCATTAAAACGTGCATCTGCAAAAACAATTAATATTGTTATTCCTTACTATGGTTATGCGCGTCAAGACCGTAAAGCGCGTTCTCGTGAACCAATTACATCGAAACTTGTAGCAAACTTGCTTGAAACAGCAGGTGCAACTCGTGTAATCACTCTAGATTTACATGCTCCACAAATTCAAGGATTCTTTGATATCCCGATCGACCACTTAATGGGTGTACCGATTCTTTCAGATTACTTTGAAACAAAAGGCCTTAAAGATATCGTAATCGTATCTCCTGATCACGGTGGTGTAACTCGTGCTAGAAAAATGGCGGATCGCCTAAAAGCGCCAATCGCTATTATTGATAAGCGTCGTCCTCGTCCGAATGTATCGGAGGTAATGAACATTATCGGTAACATCGAAGGCAAAACAGCAATTTTAATTGATGACATCATTGATACAGCTGGTACAATTACATTAGCGGCAAATGCTCTTGTTGAGAACGGCGCTTCTGAAGTATATGCTTGCTGTACACACCCAGTATTATCTGGTCCAGCAATTGAACGTATTCAAAATTCGAATATTAAAGAGTTAGTTGTAACGAACTCTATCGTATTACCAGAAGAGAAGAAAATTGATAAAGTACATGAACTTTCAGTTGCTCCATTAATCGGAGAAGCAATCATTCGTGTATACGAAGAAGAATCTGTAAGTGTATTATTCAATTAA
- the purR gene encoding pur operon repressor, with protein MKIRRSTRLVDLTYYLLQNPRQLVSLTFFAERYQSAKSSISEDLVIIKQTFEQQGVGTLQTVPGAAGGVKYIPYISEEEANLIINELCSLFENPDRILPGGYLYMTDLLSNPRQINGAGRLFASVFARQPIDAVMTVATKGIPLAYAVANYLDVPVVIARKDNKVTEGPTVSINYVSGSSKRIQTMTLAKRSLPEGSNVLIIDDFMKAGGTIQGMMSMLEEFKANVVGIGVLVESTDIEERLINNFVSLIRLSEVDVKEKAIQVEKGNYSLAPFDKGLVEAE; from the coding sequence GTGAAAATTAGACGAAGTACAAGATTGGTTGATCTGACTTATTACTTGTTACAAAATCCTCGTCAGCTAGTTTCTCTCACTTTTTTTGCTGAAAGGTATCAATCGGCTAAATCTTCCATTAGTGAAGATTTAGTTATTATTAAGCAAACGTTTGAACAACAAGGAGTCGGCACATTGCAAACGGTACCAGGAGCAGCAGGAGGAGTGAAATATATTCCATATATAAGTGAAGAAGAGGCGAATCTGATTATTAATGAGCTCTGTAGCTTATTTGAAAACCCAGACCGTATTTTGCCTGGCGGTTACTTATATATGACGGATCTTTTAAGTAATCCTCGCCAGATTAATGGCGCAGGTCGTTTATTTGCTTCTGTTTTTGCTAGGCAGCCAATTGATGCGGTTATGACGGTAGCGACAAAAGGAATTCCGCTTGCTTATGCAGTAGCGAACTACTTAGATGTACCGGTAGTAATTGCGAGAAAAGATAATAAGGTAACAGAAGGACCCACTGTTAGTATTAACTACGTATCAGGTTCCTCTAAGCGAATCCAAACGATGACTTTAGCAAAGCGTAGCCTTCCAGAAGGGTCCAATGTTTTAATTATTGATGATTTTATGAAAGCTGGCGGAACCATTCAAGGTATGATGAGCATGCTAGAAGAGTTTAAAGCTAATGTTGTTGGAATTGGCGTATTAGTAGAGTCTACGGATATTGAAGAAAGACTTATTAATAACTTTGTATCATTAATTCGTCTGTCAGAAGTTGATGTGAAAGAAAAAGCGATTCAAGTGGAAAAGGGGAATTATTCACTTGCACCATTTGATAAAGGGCTTGTAGAGGCTGAGTAA
- a CDS encoding oligosaccharide flippase family protein, with the protein MEAKKYQAFWRGAIILTIASFITKVLSAFYRIPYQNIAGDVGFYIYQQIYPFYGFCLILATYGFPIIISKMVAERLERGKQKEAEEIICVSFWFLLGIGFIGFFTLFFGAETIASAMGDIHLDKLLRVISFSFLLMPFLSVARGYFQGFNNMMPTAVSQVIEQTIRVSIIVFLSLFLIAKGFDLYTVGAGAMLGSIAGGLIGIIVLLLYMRHDFQAIFFKSWRRIRGKKRIIRILFWQGLAICVSNLVLIFIQMADSISFYTLLIRAGEQVENAKVLKGVYDRSIPLMQLGTVVTTSFSLSLIPIITAAKERGDLSFIQEKVKLAMKITFVIGFAAAIGLTCIIQPTNIMLFENSDGSDVLSILSLSILFSSLSITTASILQGVGQTLKPAIFVVFGGCLKLALNYILMPYFGVKGAAIATLVALIVIALLNSVLLMRAVSKPLIDRRNMLGVAISGIGMGFVLIIFMRMLRMSGLVIDTGHRGIATLEALLGVAIGGLAYMFLILKLRVFTKEELGTVMKQEKKEGSLKKSG; encoded by the coding sequence ATGGAAGCGAAGAAGTACCAAGCCTTTTGGCGTGGGGCTATTATATTAACAATCGCAAGTTTTATTACGAAGGTATTAAGCGCTTTTTACCGTATTCCATATCAAAATATAGCGGGTGATGTTGGTTTTTATATTTACCAACAAATTTATCCGTTTTATGGATTTTGTTTAATTTTAGCTACTTATGGGTTTCCCATTATTATTTCAAAAATGGTCGCAGAAAGATTAGAACGAGGAAAACAAAAAGAAGCAGAAGAAATTATTTGTGTATCTTTTTGGTTTTTATTAGGAATTGGCTTTATAGGATTTTTCACATTATTCTTTGGGGCCGAAACAATTGCATCGGCTATGGGTGATATACATTTAGATAAATTATTACGTGTTATTTCGTTTTCATTCCTACTAATGCCATTTTTATCTGTAGCGAGAGGATATTTTCAAGGATTCAATAATATGATGCCGACGGCTGTTTCGCAAGTAATTGAACAAACGATTCGTGTTTCTATTATTGTATTTCTATCACTATTTCTTATTGCTAAGGGATTTGATTTATATACAGTTGGTGCGGGTGCTATGCTAGGTTCAATTGCAGGCGGTCTTATTGGGATTATCGTACTTTTACTTTATATGCGTCATGATTTCCAGGCTATTTTCTTTAAAAGTTGGAGGAGAATTAGAGGTAAAAAAAGGATTATTCGAATTCTTTTTTGGCAGGGATTAGCGATTTGTGTTAGTAATTTAGTCCTTATTTTTATACAAATGGCGGATTCTATTTCCTTTTATACTTTGCTTATTCGCGCGGGAGAGCAAGTTGAAAATGCAAAGGTACTAAAAGGTGTTTATGATAGAAGTATCCCGCTTATGCAATTAGGTACTGTTGTGACAACTTCTTTCTCATTGTCACTTATTCCTATTATTACAGCGGCGAAAGAAAGAGGAGATCTTTCATTTATTCAAGAAAAGGTAAAGTTAGCAATGAAAATAACATTTGTTATTGGATTTGCAGCTGCTATTGGATTAACTTGTATTATTCAACCTACAAATATTATGTTGTTTGAAAATAGTGATGGATCAGATGTATTATCTATTTTATCTTTATCTATTTTATTTAGTTCATTGTCAATTACAACTGCGTCTATTTTGCAAGGAGTGGGACAAACATTAAAACCAGCAATATTCGTTGTATTTGGAGGGTGTTTAAAGCTAGCTTTGAATTATATATTAATGCCGTATTTTGGTGTGAAGGGAGCTGCAATTGCAACTTTAGTTGCGCTTATTGTAATTGCCTTGCTAAATAGTGTGTTACTTATGCGAGCTGTATCGAAGCCGCTTATTGATAGGCGGAATATGTTAGGTGTGGCTATTAGTGGTATCGGTATGGGGTTTGTATTAATAATCTTTATGCGTATGTTGCGAATGTCTGGATTAGTAATTGATACAGGACATAGAGGAATTGCGACGCTTGAAGCGCTGTTAGGTGTAGCTATCGGCGGATTAGCATATATGTTTTTAATTTTAAAATTACGTGTATTTACAAAAGAAGAATTAGGAACCGTTATGAAACAAGAGAAAAAAGAAGGTTCATTGAAGAAGAGTGGATAG
- the spoVG gene encoding septation regulator SpoVG — protein MEVTDVRLRRVNTEGRMRAIASITLDHEFVVHDIRVIDGNNGLFVAMPSKRTPDGEFRDIAHPINSNTRSKIQDAVLTEYHRLGELEEVEFEEAGAS, from the coding sequence ATGGAAGTGACTGACGTAAGATTACGCCGCGTAAACACAGAAGGCCGCATGAGAGCAATTGCCTCTATTACTCTAGACCATGAATTTGTTGTTCATGATATTCGTGTAATTGATGGTAATAATGGATTATTTGTAGCAATGCCAAGTAAACGTACTCCAGATGGAGAATTCCGTGACATTGCACATCCAATTAATTCTAATACACGCTCTAAAATTCAAGATGCGGTTTTAACAGAGTATCATCGTTTAGGCGAGTTAGAAGAGGTTGAGTTTGAAGAAGCAGGCGCTTCGTAA
- the pth gene encoding aminoacyl-tRNA hydrolase codes for MKLIVGLGNPGREYELTRHNIGFMAIDELAKRWSISLNEQKFKGLFGAGFVNGEKVILLKPLTYMNLSGESIRPLMDYYKIDVEDFIVMYDDLDIPVGKLRLRMKGSAGGHNGVKSTISHLGTQEFQRIRMGIDRPKNGMKVVDYVLGRFTSEEIAGVNQSIENAADACEEWLNKPFLQIMNTFNG; via the coding sequence ATGAAATTAATAGTAGGACTTGGGAACCCAGGTAGAGAATATGAATTAACAAGGCATAATATTGGATTTATGGCGATCGATGAGCTTGCAAAGCGTTGGAGTATTTCTTTGAATGAACAAAAGTTTAAAGGATTATTTGGTGCAGGTTTTGTCAATGGGGAAAAAGTAATCTTACTAAAGCCACTTACATATATGAATTTATCTGGGGAAAGTATCCGTCCGCTCATGGATTATTATAAAATTGATGTTGAGGACTTCATTGTTATGTATGATGATTTAGATATTCCTGTAGGTAAATTACGCCTTCGCATGAAAGGTAGTGCGGGTGGACATAATGGTGTGAAATCAACAATTTCACATTTAGGAACACAAGAATTTCAACGTATCCGTATGGGAATCGATCGTCCAAAAAATGGGATGAAAGTAGTGGATTACGTATTAGGGCGTTTTACATCTGAAGAAATAGCTGGCGTTAATCAATCCATTGAAAATGCAGCAGATGCATGTGAGGAATGGTTAAATAAACCTTTTCTCCAAATCATGAATACTTTTAATGGTTAA
- a CDS encoding anti-sigma-F factor Fin family protein: MEGYYYCRHCGSNVGSIIAEKVYSDVLFQLTEQEVVDMIHFHENGNIYIKTICESCQETLASYPEYYEYEKFLQ, encoded by the coding sequence ATGGAAGGTTATTATTACTGTAGACATTGCGGAAGTAATGTGGGCTCCATTATCGCAGAAAAAGTATATAGCGACGTTTTGTTTCAACTAACAGAGCAAGAAGTAGTGGATATGATTCATTTTCATGAGAATGGAAATATATATATAAAAACGATTTGTGAATCGTGTCAGGAAACGCTCGCATCTTATCCTGAGTATTATGAATATGAAAAATTTCTGCAATAA